In Colwellia sp. PAMC 20917, a single genomic region encodes these proteins:
- a CDS encoding di-heme oxidoredictase family protein, which yields MNNINKGLIITINLLLATLFLSACNRDSQSNDNAVVEPDFPDYTFVKNLGDKATAFDASDSGHGFSTPITTLTDAELNQHLTGDANFEMAFTTAPNMEHPELDGLGPVFNNQNCNSCHQRDGRPSTLTIPQDQDRILLGANAGIFLRMSIEDGECTAPSINNNYCQNKPVQGFGTQLFHRGVLKARADWQDNPFVGQADVYLAYEFKTITYANGDTVELKKPVFTIENAYDVSVGQQRDSAIMQVDVRYSPRNGMPIFGLGLLELIAEADILALSDELDSNNDGISGRPNWVFDPIKAKNKDLMPVSLGRFGWKASTPSVRVQSLGALRGDMGITNPLFPQESIANSPLHESYLTRTGFIDTGVDEQGGSEASQEFSDDVVFYAETLAVPSRRNVNNEMVIAGAQLFEEVGCVSCHQPDFITMSGDILVGGLPAPESLKGQHIYPFTDMLLHDLGAELADNRRDFMATGNEWKTRPLWGIGLTKTVNPAAGFLHDGRASTVEEAILWHGGEAQQATDKFMALSVNEREQLVSFVMSL from the coding sequence ATGAATAATATAAACAAGGGTTTAATAATTACGATTAATCTTTTACTGGCAACATTATTTCTTAGTGCCTGTAATCGTGATAGTCAGTCAAATGATAATGCTGTTGTTGAACCTGATTTCCCTGATTATACTTTTGTTAAAAACCTAGGTGATAAAGCGACAGCATTTGATGCTAGTGATTCAGGGCATGGCTTTTCAACTCCAATAACGACCTTAACTGACGCTGAACTAAACCAACACCTGACTGGCGATGCTAATTTTGAAATGGCGTTTACAACAGCGCCAAATATGGAACATCCTGAATTAGATGGTTTGGGACCGGTTTTTAATAATCAAAATTGTAACTCATGCCACCAGCGTGATGGTCGTCCATCTACATTAACCATTCCACAAGACCAAGATCGTATTTTATTAGGCGCTAATGCCGGTATTTTTTTGAGAATGAGTATTGAAGACGGTGAATGCACAGCGCCGTCAATTAATAATAACTATTGTCAAAATAAGCCTGTGCAAGGTTTTGGTACCCAGCTATTTCATCGAGGTGTGTTAAAAGCACGGGCTGATTGGCAAGATAACCCTTTTGTTGGTCAAGCCGATGTTTATTTAGCTTATGAATTTAAAACAATAACGTACGCCAATGGTGATACGGTTGAATTAAAGAAACCGGTATTTACTATTGAAAACGCTTACGATGTTAGCGTCGGTCAACAACGCGATAGTGCAATTATGCAGGTTGATGTGCGTTATAGCCCACGTAATGGTATGCCAATCTTTGGTTTAGGTTTATTAGAACTCATCGCCGAAGCGGATATATTAGCGTTAAGTGATGAGCTAGACAGCAATAACGATGGTATTTCAGGTCGTCCAAATTGGGTTTTCGACCCAATTAAAGCGAAAAACAAAGATCTTATGCCTGTGTCACTTGGACGCTTTGGCTGGAAAGCAAGCACACCCAGTGTTCGTGTTCAGTCTCTAGGCGCATTACGGGGTGATATGGGGATTACCAATCCGTTATTCCCACAGGAAAGTATCGCTAATTCACCTTTGCATGAAAGCTATTTAACGCGGACAGGTTTTATTGATACCGGTGTTGATGAACAAGGTGGTAGTGAAGCAAGCCAAGAGTTCTCAGATGATGTTGTTTTTTATGCGGAAACATTAGCGGTGCCATCAAGGCGCAATGTAAATAATGAAATGGTCATTGCCGGCGCACAATTATTTGAAGAGGTCGGTTGTGTGTCTTGCCATCAACCAGATTTTATTACGATGAGTGGTGATATTTTGGTGGGGGGATTACCTGCTCCTGAGTCATTAAAAGGACAACATATTTACCCCTTCACAGACATGTTATTACACGATTTAGGCGCAGAATTAGCAGATAATCGTCGTGATTTTATGGCAACAGGCAATGAGTGGAAAACTCGACCACTGTGGGGAATAGGGTTAACTAAAACAGTGAATCCTGCCGCAGGTTTTTTACATGATGGTCGAGCGAGTACGGTAGAAGAAGCAATACTTTGGCATGGCGGTGAAGCGCAACAAGCTACCGACAAGTTTATGGCATTAAGTGTTAATGAACGTGAGCAATTAGTCTCCTTTGTTATGTCTTTATAA
- the purH gene encoding bifunctional phosphoribosylaminoimidazolecarboxamide formyltransferase/IMP cyclohydrolase, translating into MDTPRPIKRALLSVSDKTGIVDFARSLAQKGVDILSTGGTAKLLADNGIQVTEVSKYTGHPEIMDGRVKTLHPKVHGGILARRGMDEAVMAENDISAIDLVVVNLYPFANAVSDENCSLENAIENIDIGGPTMVRAAAKNHKDVTIIVNAHDYERVLAEMNSNDDSLTYNTRFDLAIAAYEHTAAYDGMIANYFGKMLSARSGEKSEVNFKEKNKFPRTFNSQFIKTEDLRYGENSHQDAAFYVEANPEEASVSTAKQLQGKALSYNNIADTDAALECVKEFDEPACVIVKHANPCGVSIGDNILAAYEGAYRTDPTSAFGGIIAFNRELDADTAEAIVSRQFVEVIIAPSVSEAAAQIVAAKPNLRLLACGEWSTKTTGFDLKRVNGGLLVQDRDQGKVTSDDLKVVTKRQPTADEMRDLQFCWKVAKYVKSNAIVYVKNSMTIGVGAGQMSRVYSAKVAGIKAADENLEVKGSVMASDAFFPFRDGLDAAAEAGITAVIQPGGSMRDNEVIAAADEHNIAMVFTGMRHFRH; encoded by the coding sequence ATGGATACTCCACGCCCAATCAAACGTGCATTATTAAGTGTTTCTGATAAAACAGGTATTGTCGATTTCGCTCGTAGTTTAGCGCAAAAAGGTGTTGATATTTTATCAACCGGCGGCACAGCAAAATTATTAGCTGATAATGGTATACAAGTTACTGAAGTTTCTAAATACACAGGTCACCCTGAAATTATGGACGGTCGTGTTAAAACACTTCATCCAAAAGTTCATGGCGGAATTTTAGCGCGCCGTGGTATGGATGAAGCCGTTATGGCTGAAAACGATATTAGCGCGATTGATCTTGTTGTCGTTAACCTTTACCCATTTGCTAACGCAGTTAGTGATGAAAACTGTAGCTTAGAAAACGCGATTGAGAATATTGATATCGGTGGACCCACTATGGTTCGTGCAGCGGCAAAAAATCATAAAGACGTGACGATTATTGTTAATGCTCACGATTATGAGCGCGTATTAGCAGAAATGAATAGTAACGATGATTCATTAACGTATAACACACGCTTTGACTTAGCTATTGCTGCCTATGAACATACTGCAGCTTACGACGGTATGATCGCAAATTACTTTGGCAAAATGCTTAGTGCGCGAAGTGGTGAAAAAAGCGAAGTTAACTTTAAAGAAAAAAACAAATTTCCACGCACCTTTAACAGTCAGTTTATTAAAACTGAAGATTTACGTTACGGTGAAAACTCGCATCAGGATGCTGCTTTTTATGTCGAAGCAAATCCTGAAGAAGCATCGGTTTCAACGGCTAAGCAATTACAAGGCAAAGCGCTTTCTTATAACAATATAGCTGACACGGATGCCGCTTTAGAATGTGTTAAAGAATTTGATGAGCCGGCGTGTGTTATCGTTAAACATGCTAACCCTTGTGGTGTTTCTATTGGTGACAATATTTTAGCCGCTTACGAAGGTGCTTATCGTACAGATCCTACCTCAGCATTTGGTGGCATTATCGCCTTCAACCGTGAATTAGATGCCGACACAGCAGAAGCTATTGTTTCTCGCCAGTTTGTCGAAGTTATTATCGCGCCAAGTGTTTCAGAGGCTGCGGCACAAATTGTTGCTGCTAAACCTAACTTACGTTTATTAGCCTGTGGTGAATGGTCGACCAAAACTACCGGTTTTGATCTTAAACGTGTTAATGGTGGCTTATTGGTTCAAGACAGAGACCAAGGCAAAGTGACCAGCGATGATTTGAAAGTTGTTACTAAACGCCAACCCACTGCTGATGAAATGCGTGACTTACAATTCTGTTGGAAAGTAGCGAAATACGTGAAATCTAATGCGATTGTTTACGTTAAAAATAGCATGACTATTGGTGTCGGTGCCGGTCAAATGAGCCGAGTTTACTCAGCTAAAGTTGCTGGTATCAAAGCTGCAGATGAAAACTTAGAAGTTAAAGGTTCAGTCATGGCATCTGATGCATTCTTTCCATTTCGTGATGGTTTAGATGCTGCCGCTGAAGCGGGCATTACTGCTGTTATTCAACCGGGCGGTTCTATGCGTGATAATGAAGTTATTGCCGCTGCCGATGAACATAACATAGCTATGGTGTTCACCGGAATGCGTCACTTTCGCCATTAA
- the prmA gene encoding 50S ribosomal protein L11 methyltransferase, whose product MPWIQLRLSANEDTSEKYSDWLSACGAQAVTFIDAQDTPIYEPLPGDEVIYWHNTVVMGLFDASHDMDKTITYLKSIHPDKNDMAYKLEQLEDKDWEREWMDNFHPMKFGERLWICPSWREVPDPTAVNVMLDPGLAFGTGTHPTTALCLTWLDGLDLVGKTVVDFGCGSGILSLAALKLGAKKVIGIDIDPQALQASKANAERNGIADRLELFLPKDQPSFKADVVVANILAGPLRELAPTIIEFVAPNGHLALSGVLEEQANELQNIYSQWCEMDAIAVQDEWVRLSGKKN is encoded by the coding sequence ATGCCTTGGATACAACTTCGCTTGAGTGCGAATGAAGACACATCAGAAAAATATAGTGATTGGTTAAGTGCTTGTGGCGCACAAGCCGTAACGTTTATTGACGCTCAAGATACCCCTATTTATGAGCCGCTTCCGGGTGATGAAGTTATCTATTGGCACAATACCGTGGTAATGGGCTTATTCGATGCCAGCCATGACATGGATAAAACCATTACTTATTTGAAAAGTATCCATCCAGATAAAAACGATATGGCTTACAAGTTAGAGCAACTTGAAGATAAAGATTGGGAAAGAGAGTGGATGGACAACTTCCATCCAATGAAATTCGGTGAGCGTTTATGGATTTGTCCAAGCTGGCGTGAAGTTCCTGATCCGACCGCGGTTAATGTTATGCTTGATCCAGGTTTAGCATTTGGCACCGGCACTCATCCAACCACGGCATTATGTTTAACCTGGTTAGACGGATTAGATTTAGTCGGCAAAACGGTAGTTGATTTTGGTTGTGGTTCAGGAATTTTATCGCTGGCGGCACTGAAACTAGGCGCGAAAAAAGTCATTGGTATTGATATTGATCCACAAGCATTACAAGCAAGTAAAGCAAATGCTGAGCGCAACGGTATTGCAGACCGTTTAGAGCTTTTCTTACCAAAAGATCAGCCAAGTTTTAAAGCTGATGTGGTTGTTGCTAATATCTTAGCCGGACCATTACGTGAATTAGCACCAACGATTATTGAATTTGTTGCACCAAATGGTCACCTTGCACTGTCAGGTGTTTTAGAAGAACAGGCCAATGAACTGCAAAATATTTATAGTCAGTGGTGTGAAATGGATGCCATTGCTGTTCAAGATGAATGGGTTCGTCTTTCAGGTAAAAAAAATTAG
- the dusB gene encoding tRNA dihydrouridine synthase DusB — protein MNIGSYTLSSNVMLAPMAGITDQPFRQLCCQMGAGLAVSEMISSNPKVWHTEKSKRRSIHSEFAGIRSVQIAGSDPEELAFAAKVNVENGAQIIDINMGCPAKKVNKKLAGSALLKEPKLVEEIVRSVVDAVNVPVTLKIRTGWCENTRNGIEIAKIAEHNGIQSLVVHGRTRNDFYKGDAEYETIKAIKQAVSIPVVANGDITSAIKAAQVLNFTGADAVMVGRGAQGKPWIFREINHFLKTGEHLSAPSLEEICPIVIGHVKDLHNFYGDFMGVRFARKHVAWYMLAYDQEKKFRSVFNALESSTDQLDALELYFDNLN, from the coding sequence ATGAATATAGGTTCGTATACTTTATCAAGTAATGTAATGCTTGCTCCAATGGCCGGAATAACCGACCAACCTTTTCGACAACTGTGTTGTCAAATGGGAGCAGGGTTAGCCGTGTCAGAAATGATTTCGTCTAATCCCAAAGTATGGCATACCGAAAAATCTAAGCGACGAAGTATTCATAGTGAATTTGCAGGTATTCGTTCGGTACAAATTGCCGGTTCAGATCCTGAAGAGTTAGCGTTTGCTGCTAAAGTTAATGTTGAAAATGGCGCACAAATTATAGATATTAATATGGGCTGTCCTGCTAAAAAGGTCAATAAAAAGCTCGCGGGTTCTGCATTATTAAAAGAACCTAAATTAGTTGAAGAAATAGTGCGAAGTGTTGTTGATGCGGTAAACGTGCCAGTAACACTTAAAATTCGTACCGGCTGGTGTGAGAACACTCGCAACGGCATTGAAATTGCTAAAATTGCTGAGCACAACGGTATTCAGTCTTTAGTCGTTCATGGTCGCACCCGTAATGATTTTTATAAAGGGGATGCGGAATACGAAACGATAAAAGCCATCAAGCAAGCGGTTAGTATTCCCGTTGTGGCTAATGGCGATATTACCAGCGCAATCAAAGCGGCGCAGGTATTAAATTTTACTGGGGCTGATGCCGTAATGGTGGGTCGTGGTGCCCAAGGGAAACCTTGGATTTTTCGAGAGATTAATCATTTCTTGAAAACGGGTGAACATTTGTCTGCCCCCTCATTGGAAGAGATTTGTCCGATAGTTATTGGGCATGTAAAGGACTTACACAACTTTTACGGTGACTTTATGGGTGTTCGTTTTGCTCGTAAGCACGTTGCTTGGTATATGCTCGCGTATGACCAAGAGAAAAAATTTCGTTCTGTTTTTAATGCATTAGAGTCATCTACCGATCAACTTGATGCATTAGAACTGTATTTTGATAATTTAAATTAA
- the purD gene encoding phosphoribosylamine--glycine ligase, producing MNVLVIGSGGREHALAWKAAQSSQVEKVFVAPGNAGSATENKVENVAISAGDTAALVDFAKTQNITLTIVGPEQPLVDGVVDAFQAEGLTIFGPSAKASQLEGSKAFTKDFLARHNIPTGWYQNFTEIEAALAYVREKGAPIVIKADGLAAGKGVIVAMTLPEAEDAIKDMLAGNAFGDAGHRVVIEEFLDGEEASFIVMVDGKNVLAMATSQDHKRAYNNDEGPNTGGMGAYSPAPVVTAELHQRIMDEVIYPTVQGMAKEDAPYTGFLYAGLMIDATGTPKVIEYNCRFGDPETQPIMMRLKSDIVELCLLACAGKLDTATIDFDSRPAVGVVLAAGGYPGTYAKGKVISGLETNQHPDRKTFHAGTTEINGEIVTAGGRVLCATALGETVTQAQKSAYALLHEISWEEVQFRTDIAYRAIAREQS from the coding sequence ATGAATGTTTTAGTAATAGGTAGTGGTGGTCGTGAACATGCACTCGCATGGAAAGCTGCACAATCATCACAAGTAGAAAAAGTATTTGTTGCACCAGGTAATGCCGGTTCAGCAACAGAAAATAAAGTAGAAAATGTTGCCATATCCGCTGGCGATACTGCTGCACTAGTCGACTTTGCTAAAACTCAAAACATTACCCTAACGATTGTTGGCCCAGAGCAGCCACTTGTTGACGGCGTTGTTGATGCCTTTCAAGCCGAGGGGTTAACTATTTTTGGTCCAAGTGCTAAAGCGTCACAACTTGAAGGTTCAAAAGCATTTACTAAAGACTTCTTAGCTCGTCACAACATTCCTACAGGCTGGTACCAAAATTTTACTGAAATAGAAGCTGCGTTAGCTTATGTTCGTGAAAAAGGCGCACCTATTGTTATTAAAGCTGATGGCTTAGCAGCGGGTAAAGGCGTTATTGTCGCAATGACATTGCCAGAAGCTGAAGACGCTATTAAAGATATGCTTGCTGGTAATGCTTTTGGAGATGCCGGGCATCGTGTTGTCATCGAAGAATTTTTAGATGGTGAAGAAGCGAGCTTTATTGTTATGGTTGATGGCAAAAATGTTTTAGCCATGGCAACAAGTCAAGATCATAAGCGTGCTTATAATAATGACGAAGGACCAAATACAGGTGGTATGGGCGCTTATTCACCAGCGCCAGTAGTTACCGCTGAACTTCATCAACGTATTATGGATGAAGTCATATATCCTACAGTGCAGGGTATGGCTAAAGAAGATGCCCCTTATACTGGTTTCTTATATGCTGGCTTAATGATAGATGCGACAGGTACGCCAAAAGTGATTGAATACAACTGTCGATTTGGTGATCCAGAAACACAACCTATTATGATGCGTTTAAAGTCTGATATCGTTGAGTTATGTTTACTGGCCTGTGCTGGTAAGTTAGATACAGCGACTATTGATTTTGATTCACGTCCAGCGGTAGGTGTAGTATTAGCGGCCGGCGGTTATCCTGGCACTTACGCCAAAGGTAAAGTGATTTCAGGTTTAGAAACTAACCAGCATCCAGACAGAAAAACTTTCCATGCGGGCACCACTGAAATTAATGGTGAGATAGTGACGGCTGGCGGTCGAGTGCTTTGTGCTACTGCATTAGGCGAAACAGTTACACAAGCGCAAAAATCTGCCTATGCTTTATTACACGAAATAAGCTGGGAAGAAGTACAATTCAGAACAGATATTGCCTATCGTGCAATCGCTAGAGAACAAAGTTAA
- a CDS encoding class I SAM-dependent methyltransferase — translation MKTIKTLLSASIISLSLASVSYADQAMQPMANTQLAQAVASEHRSAANKMRDEYRHPQQTLEFFGFNSSMTVVEITPGGGWYTEILAPALKGKGKLIGAHYPDTGEDNYYSNSRKKLVKKLASHEMFSEVELSNFVPKKASELAPAGSADMVLTFRNLHNWGEEGVSQVFIDAFKALKTGGILGVVEHRLPKGATANDMNSGYVSVEKTIAQAEAAGFTFIASSEVNANAKDKASYEKGVWTLPPSLALKDKEREKYLAIGESDRMTLKFAKVAK, via the coding sequence ATGAAAACAATAAAAACTTTATTATCAGCTTCAATCATCAGCCTGTCATTAGCCAGTGTTTCTTACGCTGATCAAGCCATGCAACCTATGGCTAATACACAGTTAGCCCAAGCGGTTGCTAGTGAACATAGATCCGCGGCTAATAAAATGCGCGATGAATACCGTCATCCACAACAAACCTTAGAATTTTTTGGTTTTAATTCATCAATGACTGTTGTTGAGATAACACCTGGTGGTGGTTGGTACACTGAAATTTTAGCCCCAGCGTTAAAAGGCAAAGGAAAGTTAATCGGTGCTCATTATCCTGATACCGGTGAAGACAACTATTACAGTAATTCCCGTAAAAAGTTAGTAAAAAAATTGGCTAGTCATGAGATGTTTAGTGAAGTTGAACTCTCTAACTTTGTGCCTAAGAAAGCCAGTGAATTAGCCCCCGCTGGTTCTGCCGATATGGTACTGACTTTTCGTAATTTACATAACTGGGGAGAAGAAGGTGTAAGCCAAGTCTTTATTGATGCCTTTAAGGCATTAAAAACCGGTGGTATTTTAGGTGTCGTTGAACATCGTTTACCAAAAGGCGCAACAGCTAACGATATGAATAGCGGCTATGTTTCTGTGGAAAAGACAATTGCACAAGCTGAAGCTGCTGGATTTACTTTTATTGCCAGTAGTGAAGTAAATGCTAATGCTAAAGACAAAGCAAGTTATGAAAAAGGTGTCTGGACATTACCCCCGTCACTTGCATTAAAAGATAAAGAAAGAGAAAAATATCTGGCTATCGGTGAAAGTGATCGAATGACTTTAAAATTTGCAAAAGTAGCTAAATAA
- the fis gene encoding DNA-binding transcriptional regulator Fis, which translates to MFEQNISSPFVTGKIQTQAEYSPLRTQAKQAISNYLSQLNGNDVDDMYDLVLSEIEAPMLEEVMKYTRGNQTRAANLLGINRGTLRKKLKKYGMN; encoded by the coding sequence ATGTTTGAACAAAATATTTCATCACCATTCGTTACTGGCAAGATCCAAACTCAAGCTGAGTATTCTCCATTACGTACTCAAGCTAAACAAGCTATCAGTAACTACTTATCGCAATTAAATGGTAATGATGTAGATGATATGTACGACCTTGTACTTTCTGAAATCGAAGCGCCAATGTTAGAAGAAGTTATGAAGTATACGCGCGGTAACCAAACACGTGCAGCTAACTTGTTAGGTATCAATCGCGGTACTTTACGTAAGAAGCTTAAAAAATACGGCATGAACTAA
- a CDS encoding putative 4-hydroxy-4-methyl-2-oxoglutarate aldolase — protein sequence MLDLLPDLYDIYPNALTLAQPLFTDYGKNNIFYGEIVTVSCFNDNSKVKALVDTDGTGKVMVIDGKASITRALLGDMLAEKAVKNGWQGIVINGCIRDAGTIATLKLGVKALGCCPIKTEKLGIGEVNIPIAFAGIHFIPGQFIYGDSNGLAISEKLLSLPS from the coding sequence ATGCTCGATCTTCTCCCTGATTTATATGACATTTACCCTAACGCATTAACACTGGCACAACCGCTATTTACCGACTATGGCAAAAATAACATTTTTTATGGAGAAATAGTCACCGTGTCTTGTTTTAATGACAATTCAAAAGTTAAAGCTTTGGTAGATACTGACGGCACAGGTAAAGTCATGGTTATTGATGGTAAAGCAAGTATCACACGTGCACTGTTAGGTGACATGCTTGCTGAAAAAGCGGTTAAAAATGGTTGGCAAGGAATCGTCATCAATGGCTGTATTCGTGATGCGGGTACTATCGCCACGCTAAAATTAGGTGTAAAAGCACTGGGTTGTTGCCCAATTAAAACAGAGAAACTAGGTATTGGTGAAGTAAATATTCCGATTGCTTTTGCCGGTATTCATTTTATTCCCGGACAGTTTATCTATGGCGACAGTAATGGTTTAGCCATCAGTGAAAAACTTTTATCATTACCGTCTTAA
- a CDS encoding imelysin family protein → MSLKTSLFATTTAILMLSACGGSSSSQSIPVIEEPSGFAFDATAMISNITNDIIVEGYNDLNTKAEIFHLATLSLLNSPSQETLLATQQAWQTVRQPWEQGEAHIFGPVDALSIDPHLDTWPLNTSDLQSLLATQSGFNAEVIKLFNDDVQGFHTMEFLLFGDGLTDNAKAIDEMTALEREYLAATAEVFREYTQSLFDAWTVRHDANDTNSLPYQEFLLIPGNDIYASELGVVEELINGMIGIVDEVANGKIAEPFGSDINSTDTSLVESQYSWNSLADFTNNIQGVKNVYLGTTNSQAVTDVGIINFVQAADSALAIRIDTEITTAITAIKAISGENDMPFRQAINDVEARVRIQAAIDALSILQTSLESDLLILLNNWNN, encoded by the coding sequence ATGTCATTGAAAACTTCACTCTTCGCAACGACAACAGCAATATTAATGTTATCTGCATGTGGTGGTAGCAGTTCTTCACAGTCAATACCTGTTATAGAAGAACCATCAGGCTTCGCGTTTGATGCAACCGCTATGATAAGTAATATAACAAACGATATTATTGTTGAAGGTTATAACGACCTGAACACCAAAGCAGAGATCTTTCACTTAGCGACCTTGTCATTATTAAATTCTCCGAGCCAAGAAACATTATTGGCAACTCAACAAGCATGGCAAACAGTTCGCCAACCTTGGGAGCAAGGAGAAGCTCATATTTTTGGACCAGTAGATGCCTTATCTATAGATCCTCACTTAGATACCTGGCCATTAAATACCAGTGACCTGCAAAGTTTATTAGCAACACAAAGTGGTTTTAATGCCGAGGTTATCAAGTTATTTAACGACGATGTTCAGGGCTTTCATACCATGGAGTTTCTACTTTTTGGCGATGGCTTAACCGATAATGCTAAAGCGATAGATGAAATGACAGCGTTAGAGCGTGAATATTTAGCTGCTACTGCAGAAGTGTTTCGCGAATATACCCAATCGCTTTTTGACGCATGGACTGTTAGGCATGATGCCAATGATACAAACTCATTACCCTACCAAGAATTTTTACTGATACCAGGTAATGACATTTATGCGTCTGAACTAGGCGTCGTAGAAGAATTAATTAATGGCATGATAGGTATTGTTGATGAAGTCGCTAACGGAAAAATTGCTGAACCCTTTGGTAGTGATATTAACTCAACGGATACCTCGTTAGTTGAATCTCAATACAGTTGGAATTCACTGGCTGATTTCACAAATAATATTCAAGGGGTTAAAAATGTTTACCTAGGGACCACAAATTCACAAGCTGTGACCGATGTAGGAATTATTAATTTCGTTCAAGCCGCGGATAGTGCTTTAGCTATTCGCATCGATACCGAAATAACGACAGCAATAACAGCAATTAAAGCCATTTCAGGCGAAAATGATATGCCGTTCAGGCAAGCAATTAATGATGTAGAAGCACGTGTTCGTATTCAAGCCGCTATTGATGCTTTAAGTATTTTACAAACATCATTAGAGAGTGATCTGCTTATATTGTTGAATAACTGGAATAACTAA
- a CDS encoding NAD(P)-dependent oxidoreductase, producing MKYFPIFLEGKNISAMIIGGGDVAARKIELLLKSTTNITVMAASLSESVQRLVDGHDLHWLAHNYQSGHLIGMNLVIAATDDGEVNKAVADESQPLNILTNVVDQPELCTYITPAIIDRAPMIIAMSSSGSAPILLRMLREQIEKTLPNGYGRLADFSFKFRDHVKARVRGLRNRRTFWENVLRGPIGEEILQGNIAEAEQQLIASIKKEITPPVGEIVFVHTLDGNPDKLTLQTHREMQFAEAVFYDDDVNIDLIEYIRRDAEKYPQSITSSILINFQHALELAENGQKVIYLLAGHTPLPENSALSSSNILKKELISGA from the coding sequence ATGAAATATTTCCCCATTTTTCTTGAGGGTAAAAACATATCGGCGATGATCATTGGTGGTGGTGATGTCGCGGCACGTAAAATTGAATTACTGCTAAAAAGTACCACTAACATTACAGTTATGGCTGCAAGCTTATCTGAAAGTGTGCAACGATTAGTTGATGGCCATGATCTACATTGGCTCGCTCACAATTATCAAAGCGGCCATCTAATTGGCATGAACTTAGTGATTGCAGCTACCGACGATGGCGAAGTCAATAAAGCGGTTGCTGATGAATCACAACCACTCAACATTCTCACCAATGTTGTTGACCAACCTGAACTCTGTACTTACATCACGCCAGCAATCATAGATCGCGCACCGATGATTATCGCTATGTCTAGCTCTGGAAGTGCCCCGATACTGTTAAGGATGCTTAGAGAACAAATTGAAAAAACCCTACCCAATGGCTATGGTAGGCTTGCGGATTTCTCTTTTAAATTTCGAGATCATGTTAAAGCAAGAGTAAGAGGACTGCGCAACCGCAGGACCTTCTGGGAAAACGTATTAAGAGGACCTATTGGTGAAGAGATTTTACAAGGTAATATAGCCGAAGCTGAACAACAACTTATTGCCAGTATAAAGAAAGAAATTACGCCACCAGTAGGTGAAATTGTTTTTGTTCACACACTCGATGGCAATCCAGATAAACTAACCCTACAGACTCACCGAGAAATGCAATTTGCTGAAGCGGTATTTTATGACGATGACGTTAATATCGACCTGATTGAATATATACGCCGTGATGCTGAAAAGTATCCACAAAGTATTACTTCATCAATACTCATTAATTTTCAACATGCACTTGAACTTGCAGAGAATGGACAAAAAGTGATTTATCTCTTAGCAGGACACACCCCCTTACCTGAAAACTCAGCATTGTCGTCGAGCAATATTTTGAAAAAAGAATTAATAAGTGGTGCATAG